Below is a window of Fervidobacterium pennivorans DSM 9078 DNA.
TGTGCGTTTGAGCTGTACCTGTTTTACCCGCAACGGTGATTTTAAAACCTTCGAAACTTTTCGCAGCCGTTCCACCACTGGAAGCGGGTCCTTGTACAGTTGTCACTTGTTCCAGTCCGTCTATTAAGGTATCCCATACGGGTTCAGGAATGTCTAGCGCTACTTTCTTGGTTAAAATTTCCTCGTTCAAAACAAGTCTTGGTTTGACAAATATGCCTTTGTTAGCTATCGTGTTATAAAGGCTGAGAATTTGAATGGGTGTAAAATCAAGAAAGCCTTGTCCAATTCCGAAAAGAACAGTATCACCAGGATACCACTTTTCGCCGAATCTTTCTAATTTCCACTCTGGTGACGGTAGAGTTCCAGCAACTTCTCCTGGTAAATTAATACCCGTTTTCTGGTCAAGGTAAAATGCTTTTGCAACATTTACAAGCTTATCAATCCCAACTTCTAAAGCTGCGTTGTAAAAATATACATTACATGATACGCGTATTGCTTTTTTCAAGTCTACAACTCCATGTCCAGTAATAAACCAATCTTTGTAAGTTGCGGTGATCCTTCCTTTTGAATCTCTGTAGTGAAACACTCCGCTACAAGAAAGTGTAGATGGATGACCGTAGAGCATCTGAGCGATGGCTGTTATTGCCTTAAAAGCAGAACCTGGTGGATAAACGTTTGAAATGGCTCTGTTAAGCAATGGTTTCAGCGGGTCATTAACCAGTTTCTCCCATGTAAGTGTATCAACTTCGTTCAAATCCACATCCGGTGAAGGATACGAAACCATTGCAAGGATATCGCCTGTTCGGACATCACTTACTATGATAACGGAAGGTGTAGCAAGTTCTGTAAGTAAATCGTATGCATACTTCTGGAGCTTAAAATTGATTGTAGTCTGGAGGTCCAAACCATTTTCTCCAAGATTCTCTAAGATGTCTTGACTATATTTTCCACTCGGCGACCTGATACCGTATGACACTGACAATTTGCCCTTGAGCACCTCATTGTAAACATACTCAAGTCCTGCAATACCTTCGCCATCTTTGTTTACACTACCAACAATGTGATAAAGAAAACTATACGATTTGCGCTTTTCAATGGGAACTATTTGATAGCCCTTGCTTTGCAAAACAAACGCCTGTTCCCATGTAACTTCTACACTACCGCTGTTTTTCAAAACAGCAATTTGAGAGTCGTCGATGTATTTTCTCAGTTGCTTCTCATCT
It encodes the following:
- a CDS encoding penicillin-binding transpeptidase domain-containing protein, which gives rise to MAESSMRRYIPFFIFFAMFFYVIFGLVKVQIIDRPKHVALLNSLLARSFYNRGLRGTIYSSDGVKLAWSERIPTLVLKKYTAEDEKQLRKYIDDSQIAVLKNSGSVEVTWEQAFVLQSKGYQIVPIEKRKSYSFLYHIVGSVNKDGEGIAGLEYVYNEVLKGKLSVSYGIRSPSGKYSQDILENLGENGLDLQTTINFKLQKYAYDLLTELATPSVIIVSDVRTGDILAMVSYPSPDVDLNEVDTLTWEKLVNDPLKPLLNRAISNVYPPGSAFKAITAIAQMLYGHPSTLSCSGVFHYRDSKGRITATYKDWFITGHGVVDLKKAIRVSCNVYFYNAALEVGIDKLVNVAKAFYLDQKTGINLPGEVAGTLPSPEWKLERFGEKWYPGDTVLFGIGQGFLDFTPIQILSLYNTIANKGIFVKPRLVLNEEILTKKVALDIPEPVWDTLIDGLEQVTTVQGPASSGGTAAKSFEGFKITVAGKTGTAQTHSGPPHAWFVGFAPSRNPKYSVAVLVENGGSGGQTAAPVARKVFDFMLENGFFDEEENEK